From Rudanella lutea DSM 19387, a single genomic window includes:
- a CDS encoding DUF3168 domain-containing protein, protein MTDAGFALAAAYATLLGGLTYNGKSVVLYSLQAPDNAVAPYIILGPWVSVPAGTKDSFGQTGEITLDVVTRFTGPVSKKPATDIANLATALITPSPGKTGLSVAGFNVVRVQVVGTRDMPQLSDTDTVVRKIITVSHTLNQV, encoded by the coding sequence ATGACCGACGCTGGTTTTGCCCTCGCTGCTGCCTACGCGACCCTACTGGGCGGGTTGACCTACAACGGAAAGTCGGTAGTCCTCTACAGCTTACAGGCTCCCGACAACGCCGTAGCACCCTACATCATTCTGGGGCCGTGGGTGAGCGTGCCGGCCGGGACAAAAGACAGTTTCGGTCAGACCGGAGAGATTACGCTTGATGTGGTAACCCGGTTTACGGGACCTGTCAGCAAAAAACCGGCAACGGACATTGCTAACCTGGCTACGGCACTCATTACGCCGTCACCGGGCAAAACGGGACTATCGGTCGCGGGATTCAATGTAGTTCGGGTGCAGGTAGTGGGTACGCGTGATATGCCGCAACTGTCGGACACTGATACGGTAGTCCGAAAAATCATTACTGTGAGTCACACACTTAACCAAGTATAA